A single genomic interval of Psychroserpens sp. NJDZ02 harbors:
- the hemW gene encoding radical SAM family heme chaperone HemW, whose protein sequence is MSGIYIHIPFCKQACHYCDFHFSTSMKKKDQLIFALAKEMELRKDEFKNTTVETIYFGGGTPSVLSADELQYLIDSVYLNYKVIDNPEITLEANPDDLIIDADVALSAVEVQSLYQSKFEDLKKTGINRLSIGVQSFHEKDLKLMNRAHNAEEAKRCLQFATQYFDNISLDLIYGIPNSTNAEWLENIQTALSFGVPHISSYALTVEPKTALASFIAKGVIDNVDDDLAHDQFHILIEALNLAGFDHYELSNFGKKGFYSKNNSAYWLGKPYLGIGPSAHSFNGEERAWNVKNNSIYINKITQNEQPLEIETLTLNDKYNEFVMTGLRTIWGVSLNKIEKQFGKPFLEYLLQQANQYIDKQMLYIEDDNLKTTKSGKFLSDGIASDLFMLN, encoded by the coding sequence TTTTTCGACATCAATGAAAAAGAAAGATCAGCTTATTTTCGCTTTAGCGAAAGAAATGGAATTACGTAAAGACGAGTTTAAAAATACAACAGTAGAGACGATCTATTTTGGAGGAGGAACACCAAGTGTGTTGTCTGCAGACGAATTGCAATATTTGATTGATAGTGTCTATTTAAACTATAAAGTCATAGATAACCCTGAAATTACTTTAGAGGCTAATCCTGACGACTTAATTATAGATGCTGATGTCGCACTGAGCGCAGTTGAAGTGCAATCCTTGTATCAGTCAAAATTTGAAGACTTAAAAAAGACAGGGATTAATAGGCTTAGTATTGGTGTGCAGTCCTTTCATGAAAAGGATTTAAAACTCATGAATCGTGCGCATAATGCAGAGGAAGCTAAACGTTGTTTACAGTTTGCGACACAATATTTTGATAATATAAGTTTAGATTTAATCTATGGGATTCCAAATAGTACAAATGCAGAATGGTTAGAAAATATCCAAACAGCACTAAGTTTTGGAGTGCCACATATTTCTAGTTATGCTTTAACGGTCGAGCCTAAAACAGCGTTAGCTAGTTTTATAGCAAAGGGAGTTATTGACAATGTGGATGACGATTTGGCGCATGACCAATTTCATATTTTAATAGAAGCGCTTAATCTAGCGGGTTTTGACCATTACGAGCTGTCTAATTTTGGTAAAAAAGGCTTTTACAGTAAAAATAATAGTGCGTATTGGTTAGGTAAACCCTATTTGGGAATTGGTCCTTCTGCGCATAGTTTTAATGGAGAAGAACGCGCGTGGAATGTAAAAAACAATTCGATTTACATTAATAAGATTACCCAAAATGAACAACCTTTGGAGATTGAAACTCTAACCTTAAATGACAAGTATAATGAGTTTGTTATGACGGGATTGCGTACTATTTGGGGAGTGTCTCTAAATAAAATAGAAAAACAGTTTGGGAAACCCTTTTTGGAATACTTGTTGCAACAAGCTAATCAGTATATAGATAAACAAATGTTGTATATTGAGGATGACAACTTAAAAACAACTAAAT